From a single Drosophila sulfurigaster albostrigata strain 15112-1811.04 chromosome 3, ASM2355843v2, whole genome shotgun sequence genomic region:
- the LOC133846443 gene encoding uncharacterized protein LOC133846443 isoform X3 has translation MAKAVFTNQITDYIIENVQAAEFMWNHASPLYKLKSMKSDFWMKLTKEINAKFHPTVQLSQGDISRKWNNLKSYYTFESQKVMKAKQCEFAPETFEVDWKNKSKMDFLAKTLSPQIAPSKRIRSESATKPDVADDEYFNNSNFESQDESWSGDTGTQSSFQVPELAIDVEEEKYSETLKRTESTQKMEDRHTASLDNAHSSSHLPVLTSDEEEQKSHINTYKRHRETTDRLATMVANLIEHQNTLFTQRPNQQSSLQHPEMYAFWDSIIKDIPPEALPEIKFEVTAVLHSIYKKYKN, from the exons atGGCCAAAGCAGTGTTTACAAATCAAATTACTGATtacattattgaaaatgttcaGGCTGCCGAGTTTATGTGGAATCACGCAAGTCCgctatataaattgaaaagtatgAAAAGTGATTTTTGGATGAAGCTAACGAAGGAAATCAACGCCAAATTCCATCCAACCGTACAGCTAAGTCAAG GTGACATATCTCGAAAATGGAACAATCTCAAATCTTATTATACGTTTGAAAGTCAAAAAGTCATGAAAGCTAAACAATGTGAATTTGCACCTGAAACATTTGAAGTTGATTGGAAAAATAAGTCCAAAATGGATTTTCTAGCGAAGACATTATCGCCACAAATTGCGCCAAGCAAGAGAATCAGAAGT GAAAGTGCTACTAAACCAGACGTTGCGGATGATGAATACTTCAATAATAGCAATTTTGAGTCACAAGATGAATCCTGGTCAGGTGATACTGGAACCCAATCGTCATTTCAAGTGCCAGAGCTTGCTATTGATGTAGAGGAAGAAAAATACAGCGAAACTTTAAAA AGAACAGAGAGTACCCAGAAAATGGAGGATCGACATACAGCCAGTCTAGACAATGCACATTCCTCATCTCATTTACCAGTTTTAACCTCCGATGAAGAAGAACAAAAATCGCATATTAATACCTAC AAGCGACATCGGGAAACAACAGACAGACTGGCAACGATGGTGGCAAATCTTATAGAGCATCAAAATACTTTGTTCACACAGCGTCCAAATCAGCAATCGTCCCTGCAACATCCTGAAATGTACGCATTCTGGGATAGCATAATCAAAGACATACCTCCGGAAGCATTGCCGGAAATCAAATTTGAAGTAACGGCAGTATTACactcaatttataaaaaatataaaaactaa
- the LOC133846443 gene encoding uncharacterized protein LOC133846443 isoform X2 — MSRAQHVNGLTIQEKLQIITAVNNKVNKNILCAKYGCDKSTIYRIMKRQTEIQKYSEVSELKRKRQRKGVHDLVEEELYKWFKEQDSNNLDQRTLLAKAKEFCVKFNDDYEPSVNWLWRWRKRHNIKCRKSHSSNDSSLTANLSICDPLAVPPNWESATKPDVADDEYFNNSNFESQDESWSGDTGTQSSFQVPELAIDVEEEKYSETLKRTESTQKMEDRHTASLDNAHSSSHLPVLTSDEEEQKSHINTYKRHRETTDRLATMVANLIEHQNTLFTQRPNQQSSLQHPEMYAFWDSIIKDIPPEALPEIKFEVTAVLHSIYKKYKN, encoded by the exons ATGAGTAGAGCTCAGCACGTCAATGGTTTAACAATTCAAGAAAAGCTGCAAATTATTACAGCTGTAAATAACaaagtcaataaaaatattctgtGTGCAAAATATGGCTGTGACAAATCAACAATTTACCGGATTATGAAGAGACAAactgaaattcaaaaatattcagAAGTATCTGAATTAAAGCGAAAACGGCAACGAAAAGGTGTCCATGACTTGGTAGAGGAAGAGCTTTATAAATGGTTCAAAGAACAGGATTCAAACAACCTTGATCAGCGTACACTTTtagcaaaggcaaaagaatTCTGTGTTAAGTTCAACGATGACTACGAACCCAGTGTCAACTGGCTTTGGCGCTGGCGAAAGCGTCACAACATTAAATGCAGAAAAAGTCATAGCTCAAATGATTCCTCACTTACAGcaaatttatcaatttgtgACCCTCTAGCAGTTCCTCCTAACTgg GAAAGTGCTACTAAACCAGACGTTGCGGATGATGAATACTTCAATAATAGCAATTTTGAGTCACAAGATGAATCCTGGTCAGGTGATACTGGAACCCAATCGTCATTTCAAGTGCCAGAGCTTGCTATTGATGTAGAGGAAGAAAAATACAGCGAAACTTTAAAA AGAACAGAGAGTACCCAGAAAATGGAGGATCGACATACAGCCAGTCTAGACAATGCACATTCCTCATCTCATTTACCAGTTTTAACCTCCGATGAAGAAGAACAAAAATCGCATATTAATACCTAC AAGCGACATCGGGAAACAACAGACAGACTGGCAACGATGGTGGCAAATCTTATAGAGCATCAAAATACTTTGTTCACACAGCGTCCAAATCAGCAATCGTCCCTGCAACATCCTGAAATGTACGCATTCTGGGATAGCATAATCAAAGACATACCTCCGGAAGCATTGCCGGAAATCAAATTTGAAGTAACGGCAGTATTACactcaatttataaaaaatataaaaactaa